The window ACAGgatgagctgaagagagagcaTAGAGAGATGAGTGGCATACAAAAACGGAGCCGTACAGGAAAGAGAGACgttcatgtgtgtttgagagaatcCAGGGGGGGGTTGGAGAGCGAGTccgagacagagaggaggggctAGAGAGAGCTCTGGAGgcagtgggggtggggggggaaagagagagagagagagactgcctATTCTGATTTCACTACACTACAAGCTCCCATCCCCCTCACGTTTTACTCTCCTCTCCAGTCTCCCTATCTCCTCAATGGGAGCCAGACATGCACTACCATTGTGTGCCTACTGCCTACCCCCAGTCCCACTCTGCACCATGCTTAACTAGGGCACCAGTATACCCACCATTTTGAGTAATTGGGGTTATTTTTTGGGGATAGAGATTAGAAAAAAGGAGTATTGCCAGTTGTAAAGCAGTTATTTGGAAAGATTTTATTTCAGAGCCTTCACATTCACTCTGCCCTGTCTTTCACTCGAGTTATAACTTTAAACATGCTGCACTTCAGTGTTCAAATTAGCAGTTTTTGTGCCTTTTCCTGAAGTGATTGTCTGTCAAAATAACCCTCTGCTGCTTCCTCCGCAGAAATGCAGTCCCAGGGCAGCACTTCCTCCCAGCCTTCCTTTGATTCCCTGAGCTCCAGCGACAGCCTCGTGTTCAGCGACTCGGAGCAGGCGGAGGATGACACGGACATCTTCCTGACCGACGGCTCTTCCTCCGTCATCATCGGCGGGGTGGGCGGGGCGACGGCCGCTGAAGACAGAGGAACAGACAGTCCCGGGTCCCAGTGGACGTGTGACAGCTTCCCCTAtaaagaggaagacgaggagtcTTACAGGTTGGGGAACAGTGGTGGCGGCAAGTCAGCTCGCATCAGCCTGGAGGAGACGGGTCATTCGAGCCAGATCCCCAAATCAGAGGGTGACTTGCTGTTTGCTCAAAAGGTAAATACTGGAGGGCCTAGAAAGATAGAGTGATGATAGGAGGGATGACAGGGCAATATGTTCACAGAAGAAACCCCAGTCAACTGATTCAGACAGCAGCGCCCAACCCAAACCCTGTAAGTAATCTATCTTCTTCCCTTTTCCTCTTGTCAGTGTGCTGAGCTGCAGGGTTTTGTCAGGCCcctgctggagctgctgaatGGACTGAAGAGGGGCCGTTTCGACCGGGGTAAGGATCCTTACATCACTGCTTCCTCATAAGCATGTGTAGAGACTGGCAGCCTAAGTTGTAGATGCTGAACAGAGGTTTATTTGGTCAGAAATTCTTTGCATTAGAGAgtgatcctgtgtgtgtgtgtgtgtgtgtgtgtgtgtgcagcagtgtgtaTTGATGCAGCCTATTGATGTATTCCaaagtgcagtgtgtgtgaagCGACAGTGTTCTGGCTGACTCATCTGAGACAAGAGAGTCTACGGATATCATAAAGTgaaggtggtgtgtgtgtgtgtcgagaTAAAGAGAGTCTGTGCATGTCTATATTTGCATCTTTGTCCGTGACTATGAAGTATGATAGTGCAAATGCTGACTGAGGGATTATGTTTTTGTACGACAGGTCTGAGTAGTTTCCAGCAGAGCGTTGCCATGGATCGAATCCAAAGGATCGTGGGGGTTTTACAGAGACCAAACAGCGGGTAAGATGTCAGCCACGTTGTCTTTTCATTCACCCTCTGATTTGTTAGCTATCTGTTCTCATCTTTCTTTCGCAACAATGGTAGACCAAACGTTTTGAGTTTTAGCATGTAAGTTTAGTTAAAACTAGAAGGGAGCAGTTGGTTCAGTCTTCCATTTCAAGccacatctctttttttatcgTTTTTTTTCAGCCAGTCCTCAGGTTAGGTAGAGTTACATAATCTGCCTGCAGTGCAGACAAACAAAACTTCTGAAGAAATTGTACCTAGATCCATATGTAAGACCATCATAATTTCCTCACTTAAATCTCAACATTTTCCTTGCAGAGAGAAGTACCTCAACACTCTGCTCCAGGTGGAGATGATGTTGAAGCTCTGGTTTCCTCAGATCACCGCTCAACCTGTTTCTACAGCCTCCGGTGTCGCCACATCGCCCGCTCGCTCACTCCAAGACACCTCCACCCCGATGCACAAGCACAGGGATCAGTCACATATTCCTGTTAAGGTGAGACAGCCTGCAAGAACTACTTGTGCTAACACAAATGTCCCCCTCCAATTTCCTCCATTATAAAGTGCTTTATGTTCACCTGCACATTTCTCTCCTGCTTGTTTTCCAGAAGCGCAGACTCAGCTGGACCGGCACAGACTCCCCCACGCCTTCCCCCGTGCTTCTCAAGTGCCCCCGCATCAGTGCAGAAGATAAGAGGGAGAAGAATGGTCTTAATGAAAGAGAcggctctcctcctccttcatcagTTGCCTCTGatgcaaagaaaaatgtacaagatGTGGCCGGCGACAGCCTGCTAAACGAAGACTCAAAGGGAAAGGACAGTGACAGCGAGGATCCAAGCAAGCtagcaaaatacaaaacaggtCAGAGCTCAGAGCCCAGCCTGACATGGGTTCATGTCGCACCCATCCTGTCCCCACGGAAGGCCTGCCCCTCACATGAGGGCACATCGGTGGCAGGTAACAATGAAAACCAGCCCATCACTGCCGTCTCTCCACACATCAGGAGGGGCAGTCCTGCTATGCAGGACAGCTGCGTCTCTTCGACAACAACCTACAAGCACCCCAAAAATCTGAAGAAGCAAGCTCTGTGCCACAGCCAGCCTGTTGCTGGACAACAGAGTGAGAGCGAGACCATCGAGACCTGTCAAGGTCAAAATGTCACACTCAAGCCTTTGCCCAGTGTGTGCCCCGCCTCCTTAGAGACCTAATGCAATGAAGGAAAGCAGGCAGCAATGCTTTGTTACACCACCAGGCTACACGCTGCTGTGAGAGCATGTGttaaagagaggaaaggaggaaaggtTTTAGAATGAAAGATGTTCAAATTAATGATGGAACATACACAATCCTTAATTAATAACACAACAGTTATTGACAAATACAGGATATAATATGTGGAAAAAGCAAAAGTCACAATTACATAACAATCTACGCATTTGCACAAAAGCAGTTGTGTTTGAGGTGACTTGGGAAGAACACTTGAAGCAGAAAGCTATTTACAGCTTCCTGAGTAATGATCAATAGGAGGGAAATTATGAAGAAGTCTGAGGAGCAAATAATAGTCTCTCCATAGCTTGGAAGCAATCAGTAGATTCAGAGATGACTGTATTGGCAGGCCTCTAACTCGAGGGACACACACTTGATCAGGAATCAGAAAAGCTTATGACAATATTCAGATTGATGTTTCTGAGTTTATTTGTGAAGAGGTTGCTCAAAGTAGGATTCAAACGCTGGTGTGAGCTGATATGATTTTTGACAGGAGATACACAAGACCTTACATTAACTTGTAGATAATGTTGATGTTTCTGGCTTGAAGAGGACGTTTGAGTCTAAGGTCACTAAAATCTGGTAGCTAGTGACGTGAGAAACAGTGTACAGAACAGAGCCTTTCACTGTACGTGTGGTATGATGGAGTCATTGGAAACTGTGGGAAGAAATGATGTCATCAACTCACTAATGTCATCCAGGAGCAGTTGGGGCAACGAGAGGAGTGGCATCAGATGTCTCGTAACTTTCTGCTCAGTGCTCTGCAAAACGGACGTGCTATCAGAGTTGTGAGAatccaagaagaaaaaaacaaggaccACTTGAAGTCATGCGACTCCAACAGTTAATTTATTCATCTGTAGATTGGACactgcatttatttattgtttgtatttatttattgggcAGCTGAATATATCGCCTTCTGTGCACTTGCATAGCTTGGCCTACGACTTGTTTGAGGAGACTGGGAAGATGCTGTTGACAGTTTGAGGTTTTTATTGCCATcatgaggaaaaaacaaaaacaagaaaggaaGTGAAAACTTATGATTGGAATATTGGGACTACTGTGCCTTTTAACCAAATAATAGGATGTGTTCACAAAAGCATTTGGTGCTTTCAGTACATTCATGCTGCGTTTTGATTGTTTTGCTTTGATTTCACAAaaccagtacacacacacattcaatcaTGAAAGCCTACATGTAGTCATTTTCATCCTGCTTCTTCACGCAAACCAACAGTATCATTCATTTTCTATCTACTGCGCTACAATTCAGACATCTACAGTTAATCCAAACGGCCTACATCTACAGCAGTGGCTACCTTTTTTGTCAGGTAGTGTTAAAGTGTAGCCTTCCTTTGGCTCAACAGAGGAACAGACTGATCTGCACTTATAGCTGGTGCTCttgaaaaacttgaaaaaacagaaatataaatgtaagGGAGGAAAATCTTTATTTGCACCACCCTCTACTGCTGCTAATGTTATTCTAATTCCAGTTCTGTTATGATGTTTGATAGGAGGCTCGTGAGAATTACAATCTAATAAATGTAGTAGGGGGGTTTCAGCAATGTGATTGGATTTATCTATATTGCAAAaagtattgtaaatatttagacaaagatatttttaaattgGTATGAGTGCTTCATACTCTATTTACATTGGTAGAGAGGAGGGAAATCCTCGTACCAGACtccttcaaaaaaacaaaacaaagcaccaCATTTGAACACAGCAGGCAGCCTCCATGTTACTGCCTATATTTGCCGAGTAAGGAGCATACAAACCCTCAGTCACAGGTCCCAGAGTCGGACCATCTCAACCCGTCCCGTCTTTAAATGTGACGGCACGAGGGGCCAGACGCTGACTCTGGACCAGAGGCTGGGGTtgtcctccatctcctcctcctgtttttaaTGGTTGTGGTATGACAGAGAAACCAATTGCacttatttttcattgttaatGTCCTTTTTTCATGTATGTTTTCTACTGCTGTGACCACTGCTGATTGGTCAGGAATaatatgtcttgtttttttttagctgcctTTTTCTTCTTAAAGTGTACAAGCTGACtgtagtcccccccccccccccccccccgcccctccctCCCACACTCTGCAGCATTCGTCTGCCCTTGCCCTctctccttcatctctctcGATCCTGTTAGTATCTTTTCTTTCTGAACtaaactctgtctctctctttttcacccATCTTTACATGATATAACTCTTCTGGCTACTTTTTCAATAATGGTGAAAAGAAAcgaaaaaaatcttttaataaaTGACACTTTTTTTGAACGCTAAACTGTGAGCCTGTTGTTTTGTGTGAGTATTTGGATATCTTATATTTTGGGTGTAATTTACAGTGATGTAAGAAAGCAGCTCTCACTGAACAGATGCGGGACTCAATGGGGTGCAGATTTAGGGACTGTACAATTtgaagtgtgcgtgtgtggatcGGGGGGTAGAAGGAGGGGCGGCAGTGTGTGAGACTATAGCCTCGGTAATCTGACTGGAagaagcgggggggggggaggcggcTGATCCTCCAAGCAGCTGCTTCTCCAGAgaacaaacattaaacattactGTAGATTATATGTGTGTTCTTGAGGGATGGTTattttcataaaatcaaaatgaatgaaaacctgGTGTGTTTAGAGGAGAAAAGAGCCTTCGTCTGGTGCGTTCATAGTTCAGTTACAGAACCGTCAAACGGGCTCAAATCTGATCTCTGCATCCAAGCGTGCTGATTTCAGCccctcttcaaaaaaaaaggaaagggtgAGAGTCGGACTTACCTTGCTAATCACTCACCACAGTGTCCTGTTCTCCCATTTAAGACCATTCAATGTTCAAACTAGGTTTTATTGCTAGTTATTTATACAAAATTggatttaattttatttttgtaacatcaacaaaaagccaaaaaatagtTGTCAGTCAAAGCACAATGGGGGATGGGTTCATTTAATATAATGTAACACGTAACAATACATTTACACCTTGATAAATATAagatacataaaaataaaatgttcacgTAAAGCTGTGATTTACAtgtgatgatgtgtttttaagagctttttttatattttattaaataaccGTTTATTCCAAATTGAGCAGCCTCCATCCTGTGTTAACTGAATGTCCTGGGTTTTAGATTGATCATTAAACAAATCTAGCTTTGAGGactttaaattaaactaaatctgATTTCATATGGACCTAATTATTaatcatcaacaaaaaaaatgtaagattgctaaaaaacaaaacaaaacaaaaaaactgttgtaTGTGTTAGCTATGATTTTACGAATGTAgtctttctttattcttttactCAAATACTTGAACATGTTGAAAACCTCTCTTCTCTCCAGCAGAACATCCATGGATACCGCGTGCCAGTGGGCACGAGACTGGCAAATTTTAAGAGGGTGTGGTTTGATTTGTCCCCGCTCAGACAGGATGAAATCAGCCATGCTGCACGTTctcccacacgcacacacaaacatacccAAAGTCATAAACACTGATGCCCACGCGCGTGTGCGCCCCTCCCTGCCTCATGCTCTGACACACTGACTGGCTGATTTTGTGATGGGCCTGTCTCTGACACACTGACTGTACTACATTACAACAACAGAGACCGGCCCGCCTCCCCCCATAGCAGCCCCCCCTTGTATCCATGCAGTTTTTAAGCAGAAGAGCCCCTGCCCTAcgtctccctcctccccctcttcctcctctggagGCTGGAAATGAGGggcaagaggaagaggacagcaAGAGGATGTGTGGAGGGCGCAGAGAGAAGGACTGACCTCACACAGATTCTGGGAGCACGGAggatatttgttgttttattaaaatctTGTTTTCAATAAccatgatatttttttttacatcgagacatttgaacattgtttttttatgttgccCTCTCGAAATAAAAAGTCTTACACCCCCACTGCATTCATTAAAAATCAGCTATATTTGTAATGATATATAATATACCACACAGTCTGCAGTAGGTTGAAAACAATCCAGAAATAATTGTTATTGCATCATAAATGTTCTCACTTGTTTTCACTGCTCTGAGTATCCCACAGGCTTGTGTTGGATTATTTGAGCACGTGTGTCTGTGCATCAATAGGATTGCACATAATGAACTTACTGTCCCTCTGATCCCTCGTTGTGTAGCTGTTAATTGTGCTCTCACATCCACTTATTGGTTTTAACAAGTTAATGATTTAAGGGAGTCTGTCCATTTCTATCGCCTGTGCCATGTGCATAACGGAGGGAATGAAACAATGAGGTGCTTATTCACTTATTCTGCTCCCTTATTCAACTCCCCTCCCCCATTATTCATTCAGTGCACTCCAGTAAAACTCACGCGACGGGGAACCATGCTGTGACTTTACAACtacacacacgcgcacaaacacacacatacagacttaCACACTTGCTCTTACTCACCCCAAGTCCCCGGGGGTATTTAGTGCCGTCCAGTCCCAAAACAGCCTGGATGCTCATTAAAATTGCACAGTGGACAGCCCTGCTATGGAAATCTGAGCTACTTTGAACTCATCTCTGCCTTGCTGGAACTCACAGTGATGATGAGGACGACGGGCCTCGGTGTGTATGGGGGTTTGAGGACGCTACTCTGCCAACCATCTGTGGTCCCAATCCCTATGATGTCACCAATAGGGGACACAGTTAAGACAGAGGTACCAGGACTACATTTTCAAGGACGCACGTGTAATCTCGTGACATTGTGGGTGTGTGATATTTGGGGCACAGCCGAGCTACGGGCAAATAACCATCCCCATCCGTTTCTTTTGGCCTGGATGTGTTTCTCGGGGAGTCTGCTCGTGATGACGCCATCTTACACAACTGCTCAATTATTCAAGTAGAGTAGTTGAGAGGGAATCACAGGATGAAATATACAGAGGGCAGAAAAAGGGGCGTGTAAAGAAAGTGAGAGGGGTTACAAATGGTAAATAAGTGAGCAATAGAAGCTTACAATCAGGGTGGATGACTGGGGTGTAGCAGATACACATGCACCCCACATTGAGGCTTCAGCAGAACGTGTGTGAAGTAAAGGCAGCGGGATCCCCTGAGATTGTATCTTCCAACATGATTTACAGCCCCTGTCAGAtacaatgaaataaaactgGGTCAGCATGATGAAATATGTCATACTGATACTTGATGAATCAAAAAGCTGAATGAAAAATACACATATGGAATATTTTAGACAATGTTCTAAATTAAATACTTATCCAACATTAATGACAAAGCAATAATGCACATAATTAGTTCATTGAAAAACTTTATTCAGCACAAATATTCAGCAAGTGAAATCGAGCAACATGGACTCAATACTTGCTGCTTTGCTGATATTGAACTAGGATTAACTTTGCACCAAAAGCCCCACATTCCAGAAATATAATACATTAATTCACACAGCTCTCTCCACGCGCCCCATGACAATGACTCAAACCTGTTTGAGCTGCACAGACAAGTGAAAGTCCCTGTGTGcgggtgtgtgcatgtgatcctgtgtgtgtgtgtgtgtgtgtgtgatgtgtataGAAAAATATCTGTGTATTGTCATAGTATGTGCTGAGGTGTCATTACATAATAGAGCcggctggagagagagagggagggaggggagtgGCAGACAACACATGTGGGGTGCCAACCGGGGGTATTGGGTGATCTCGCCTGGTGGTGATGGTGGCGATAGCGGGGGTGGGTAAATAATGTGATTGAATGGACTGTTTACTGGCTTTTTGGTATTTGATTCCTAACAGATTAAGGTATTACTCTTGTAAATTCTGGTTGTAATGTTgaataataaacatgtttgtttctacaAATTATAGTGAAATTAAAAGCATGAATTAAGATACAGCAACTTAACAGTGAATTCATTTCTTCTCTGCTGAACATGTTTAAAGTTATATGATGTAAGCCCTTGCGCTGCTGCTCTCAAACACCTTGattctttttatacattttatctGCACTTTCAATGTCACTTTAAAGTTTTTATAGCTCCATCCTGTCACCTTGTTTATTGTACTGTTGACTTATCATATTGATTTCCCTAACCACAGGAGATAAGCCATATGAATGATCATTGTAGGTATAGTTGCAATAAAGTGAATTCTGATTCTCAGAGTTACGGACTAACGGACCAGTTTTCGTATCAATCTGGCAATTACTGTCTCATATCATGCTGAAATCAACAGGAGATACACAGGGAACTGTTTTGATCATCttcattatttaaacatttcatccaaaaagaaaaaaacattcactggTTCCATTTGGTTAAAAGTGAGGATTCGCAAGATTTCTCCAGGttaatgacattttttgtaATTGCACATTTTGGGGATTTAAGACTGCTGACATGACAGAAAAATCCATCCATCTGAAGACATCACTTAAACAGCCAATATGAATAATTTTCATGACTTTTGCCCAAAGCATGATACATCTGAGAGTTTGTATAATTCAAAGTGGCTccagaaaggaggaaacaaggTGAGAAAATGCCAAAAGAAAAGCCAGAGGCAGAGGCAATGTACCAGGTGTATAGAAGacgcttttttttaaaatcgaCACCAACATCTTCAATATCGTCATCATCATTTTTTGCCCAGGAATttataaaaaaagcaaataaagtcCATCAACCTTTCTCATGATGTTTTGTTTCATCCAACCATCAGTCCAAAGCCGGAGCTATGCAACTTGCTCTGACAAATTAAGtaaattattattgtttttgagGCCAACTATGCTTGTAATGGATACAACAGCTGAatagagacataaaaaaaaaaggttggagagagtgggggatgacatgcagcatctgggatttgaacccacggccgctgagATGAGGACTATTGTATCAAAACAATGGGTACTCAACATAACCGCGAGGCTATCTGGTGCCCAGTAAATTAATTCTAGAATCAAGTCAATCAAaatttcaaatgtaaatataaacaatTGTTTTAGATCTGCATGTTACATTACAACCTGTGATGTTgtactgttttttgttgttgttgttgttgttttttaacaaatttttgtaacatttttgttgcctgattaaaaaaacaacaataaaacaatgacCAAATAATAAGAATGAGAACAGTAAGTATCCTCTGACCCTGAACAGGGTAAGCAGTATaaatagtggatggatggaagttTTAATAGTAGGCTATATGTTTGCTTTGCATTGCAAATCAGTAACTTGCACAACGTTAAGTTGCACTTCTGTTCTCTTTTACAGAATATACAGTATGGGTTAAACTCATTTCATGTAGGGCTTTGATTCTGAGCCAAGTAACAGGAAGGTCAAAGAATGAATCAAAGTCAGGTCAGTCTATACACAAATAAGCTTGATTTTAatttcacaacacaaaaagagcagatctAGGCCGTACTCTTTAGTAAGGTTTACAaacatgaatccaccatgagcacagcactgggcaacatttagcaaagtaacagtggcaaggaGAAATTGCCTCTTAGCAGaaagaaaccttgagcagaatcAGACTCATCTACATCAACGGTGATGGGCTTAGAaaaggggacagagagagaccaacagagcaacaacaaaagcaacaacaacaatgaataccATTCCAGTTATAATGGTAGAAGTATATGTTATAACAAGAAAAGTATGATAATAGATGAATATTTATATAAACATTAGCAACTATAATGGCAATGAAATGTGGACGACAGATAATGTTTATTACAGCAGCCATAGTCAAGCAGCCCTAAgaataaaatgaacatttacagCATCAAAAAAGGAAACCAGGGAAAGTTGTTCAATGTTTTTGTGGTGCTAAAGAGAGACGTCTACCCCATGTCCTTCCACATACTAAATCGTGGTTACTGCAAACCACGAAAAAGTTAAGTCCTGTGATGACCTATATAACCTATATAAGCTGTAGAGGGTTTGTAAACATGAATATAAACAGTGTTTCAGAGGCAGAATGAGTGACAGCTAGATGACACACTGTGGTGGATGTTTCCTTGATGAATCAGCATATGAAGGGGTTGGTGACAATGCTGTGGTGTCCAGTAGAATAATTTGAATTTAGTTGTAATGAATTACTGATTGTCTTCATGATTGTTTTaactgcagagagaaaatgtctgGAATACATACGTGTGTATATATAATAGTTAATCCTGACACACAAAATTACCAATGGCAGTTAAAGCATGGATGTTGCTTGTTGTAGAGGAGGGTGGGGGATCTGGCAGACTGGTGGAGCCTCAGGCTTACTGCTGCATTCATGCTCACAGTACTACAACAGTACTACAACTGCACTCGTTGACCCACATCAtgcaaagacagagaaacaTTGAGGGGGTGGGTCCAAAGGCAGGAAGATGAGCTCACGGGAGATAACCTTCTAAAGGATCTTGCTTTATGACTATTCTGCATTAAGCGATAGTTAGAAAATGTTTTCGACTGCGTAATAAACATGATTATGAGGCAGGTTTTATCATGTAGACCAAGCAAAAACATCCAAGTTTACTTCAGCAATCAAATATTATTCAACTGAAAGTCTATCTTTCTGAACTGATGATTTTTGATTTATagaaactgtaaataaaaataatttggaCCTCAATTCCCTCCTACTTGAAGCTTAGATAGTTTTTATAATGTAGATATACATTGGAATTAATTTCATCCAACTGTATAAGGgtaaattcatatttttgaacattttcattgaaTTTCAAACATATCTTGAATCAATCTGTGGATACTTTTGAAAGTTTATAGCCTATTCCTGTTTCtacaattgtatttttaacCGGTGGATTATTATTAAGAAAAATTATTCAAATActttagattttcatgaatggGCTATTATATTAGTTGTTTCTGCACCACTGaaaatgcatgcacacagctTATTACAACTTGATAATTAATTCTCAATATATGATTATGTTTTAAACTTAATAATTATGTTTGTTGTTGGTGGAAAGTATATTAGTCTACCAACCGTATAACTCTGCGCTGTCAAATTACTGAACACATAATATACAAATTCCTTTAAAACCTCATAAATGGTCTTTTGGTCAAATATAGCCTAGTCGTTAACTTAAATACTTCTTTATCACAATTTCCACATAAATAATAGTTACCTGGGAGTGAAAAGTATTTCTCCTTTCACCTGCAGCTAGGTGGAAACCACGAACAATGAACCGGAGCGACTGCGCGGCAATAATCGCGAAGAAGAAGGCGTCGTATTCCGCTTCCGGGTCACGTATTAGAAACGTCGTGTGCACGGCGGGCCAAACAGAAAGTTTTCCGGAAAAAAATAAGCAGTTCGAGTGTTTACTGCTCTCAAACTTGATCTTTTCTGGTTGGATTTTTGCAACGTTATCGGCGTGACAAAGGAtataaaaaaactcaaaaggTTTGTGGACTGTATG is drawn from Labrus bergylta chromosome 8, fLabBer1.1, whole genome shotgun sequence and contains these coding sequences:
- the LOC109986505 gene encoding uncharacterized protein isoform X1; its protein translation is MLLSHTTEEMQSQGSTSSQPSFDSLSSSDSLVFSDSEQAEDDTDIFLTDGSSSVIIGGVGGATAAEDRGTDSPGSQWTCDSFPYKEEDEESYRLGNSGGGKSARISLEETGHSSQIPKSEGDLLFAQKCAELQGFVRPLLELLNGLKRGRFDRGLSSFQQSVAMDRIQRIVGVLQRPNSGEKYLNTLLQVEMMLKLWFPQITAQPVSTASGVATSPARSLQDTSTPMHKHRDQSHIPVKKRRLSWTGTDSPTPSPVLLKCPRISAEDKREKNGLNERDGSPPPSSVASDAKKNVQDVAGDSLLNEDSKGKDSDSEDPSKLAKYKTGQSSEPSLTWVHVAPILSPRKACPSHEGTSVAGNNENQPITAVSPHIRRGSPAMQDSCVSSTTTYKHPKNLKKQALCHSQPVAGQQSESETIETCQGQNVTLKPLPSVCPASLET
- the LOC109986505 gene encoding uncharacterized protein isoform X2, which encodes MQSQGSTSSQPSFDSLSSSDSLVFSDSEQAEDDTDIFLTDGSSSVIIGGVGGATAAEDRGTDSPGSQWTCDSFPYKEEDEESYRLGNSGGGKSARISLEETGHSSQIPKSEGDLLFAQKCAELQGFVRPLLELLNGLKRGRFDRGLSSFQQSVAMDRIQRIVGVLQRPNSGEKYLNTLLQVEMMLKLWFPQITAQPVSTASGVATSPARSLQDTSTPMHKHRDQSHIPVKKRRLSWTGTDSPTPSPVLLKCPRISAEDKREKNGLNERDGSPPPSSVASDAKKNVQDVAGDSLLNEDSKGKDSDSEDPSKLAKYKTGQSSEPSLTWVHVAPILSPRKACPSHEGTSVAGNNENQPITAVSPHIRRGSPAMQDSCVSSTTTYKHPKNLKKQALCHSQPVAGQQSESETIETCQGQNVTLKPLPSVCPASLET